In Paenibacillus larvae subsp. larvae, the following proteins share a genomic window:
- a CDS encoding helix-turn-helix transcriptional regulator, which translates to MTQAELAAALKVLRSTIYHLERGGEISGSLMLKLSKFFNKDPREIFLLMILYKQHKEVV; encoded by the coding sequence ATGACACAAGCTGAGTTAGCAGCGGCGCTAAAAGTATTAAGATCTACAATATACCATTTGGAAAGAGGTGGGGAAATAAGCGGATCATTGATGCTTAAACTATCTAAGTTTTTTAACAAAGACCCTAGGGAAATTTTTTTGTTGATGATATTGTATAAACAACACAAAGAGGTGGTCTAA
- a CDS encoding DUF3231 family protein: MGILNGNSKDEPMHYGEIYSVWQFSMAAKSCISTNRLFQYHVGDKDLKKFLEDVIYQAKLEVSECDSLLTQNGIATTPVLPERPEAKLEDIPVGARFTDQEVAAISAAGLAASLVGCSSIMGTSIREDIGALFAKYHTTKAALALRILKMSKEKGWLIPPPLQVKPESVEE; the protein is encoded by the coding sequence ATAGGAATTTTAAACGGCAATTCAAAAGATGAACCTATGCACTATGGAGAAATTTATAGTGTATGGCAATTTTCAATGGCAGCAAAGAGCTGTATCTCCACTAATCGTTTGTTTCAATATCATGTAGGTGACAAAGATTTAAAAAAATTTTTAGAAGACGTCATTTATCAGGCCAAGCTAGAAGTTAGTGAATGCGATTCACTGCTTACTCAAAACGGAATTGCTACAACTCCTGTATTACCCGAAAGACCAGAAGCTAAGCTTGAAGATATTCCTGTGGGAGCAAGATTCACTGATCAAGAAGTAGCCGCTATTTCGGCTGCGGGATTAGCTGCTAGCTTAGTTGGTTGTAGCTCAATTATGGGCACATCAATTAGAGAAGATATTGGTGCATTATTCGCTAAATACCACACAACAAAAGCGGCTCTTGCTTTAAGAATTTTAAAAATGAGTAAAGAAAAAGGTTGGCTGATCCCTCCACCACTACAAGTTAAACCTGAGTCTGTTGAAGAATAA
- a CDS encoding ArpU family phage packaging/lysis transcriptional regulator: MDVPAARLAHIQRIDRAVSRLHPKERLLIQERYLKHDYVYDYVVYNQVFNPPISEKSYYRIRWKAFYKLALFLNIAVEKEG; this comes from the coding sequence ATCGATGTTCCTGCAGCTCGACTGGCACATATTCAAAGAATAGATAGGGCAGTATCGAGGCTTCATCCAAAGGAAAGGTTATTGATTCAAGAACGATACCTGAAGCACGATTACGTATATGATTATGTCGTTTACAACCAAGTGTTCAATCCGCCAATCAGTGAAAAATCATATTACCGAATACGTTGGAAAGCCTTTTATAAGCTTGCTTTATTTCTAAATATCGCCGTGGAAAAAGAAGGATAA
- a CDS encoding YxeA family protein: MKKFMLFFSIFIILASFLLKFDFNRAFKDEAYTQIKGEGKLDNQHKQYEYTLPAYNEKGEEIQLTFSKFGEDQFKQGAYLRLYMKDKDGKKVVTSYDEVKKEELQTKVKEKLQVTL, from the coding sequence ATGAAAAAATTTATGTTGTTTTTTAGCATTTTTATTATCCTCGCCAGCTTTTTGTTGAAATTTGATTTTAACAGAGCCTTTAAAGACGAGGCCTACACCCAAATTAAAGGTGAGGGCAAACTGGATAATCAACATAAACAGTACGAGTATACGCTCCCGGCTTATAACGAAAAGGGAGAAGAAATTCAGCTAACGTTCTCTAAATTTGGAGAAGACCAATTTAAACAGGGTGCATATCTACGCCTTTATATGAAAGATAAGGATGGCAAGAAAGTAGTAACCAGCTACGATGAAGTGAAGAAAGAAGAATTGCAGACCAAAGTGAAAGAGAAACTTCAGGTTACTCTCTAA
- a CDS encoding IS3 family transposase: MRYIRYYNERRIHSSILDLSPYEFYKQLISIKAIRV, translated from the coding sequence CTGAGGTACATTCGGTATTACAACGAGCGACGAATTCATTCGAGCATTCTTGACCTTTCTCCATACGAGTTTTACAAACAGCTCATCTCGATTAAGGCTATTCGAGTATAA
- a CDS encoding transposase — MLRLVKVPRSTYYYIKNKKVMKKTVSEGRSAPGYSYQANGTKVPDEQIQERLMELISSDGFAYGYRKLTVCLRREYQLQINKKKVYRLCKKLDILRPQRQKPVVYPRKLARNRTVTDSNQLFETDIKYGFIAGEERFFFIQSCIDVYDRSIVAFHIGLSCEAKDVASTLQSALMKRQLFEALENPVIRSDNGPQFISHAFQQACTSFGVEHERIPPKTPNMNAHIESFHRLLQDECLARYEFQTYGEAYQAVTEVHSVLQRATNSFEHS; from the coding sequence GTGCTACGTTTGGTGAAGGTCCCACGTTCGACTTATTATTACATAAAAAATAAAAAAGTCATGAAGAAAACAGTTAGTGAGGGACGTTCAGCGCCAGGGTATTCCTATCAAGCGAATGGAACAAAAGTACCTGATGAACAGATTCAAGAACGGCTCATGGAACTGATTTCGTCAGATGGATTTGCTTATGGATACCGGAAGCTGACCGTTTGCTTGCGCCGAGAATACCAGTTACAGATCAATAAGAAGAAAGTGTATCGCCTATGTAAGAAGCTGGACATCCTGCGCCCACAACGACAGAAACCTGTTGTGTATCCACGAAAACTGGCTCGTAACCGAACGGTTACTGACTCCAACCAGCTCTTCGAAACAGACATTAAATACGGATTTATAGCAGGTGAAGAACGATTTTTCTTTATTCAGTCTTGCATAGATGTATACGACCGCTCGATTGTAGCCTTTCACATAGGACTGAGCTGCGAAGCAAAAGATGTTGCAAGTACACTTCAAAGTGCCTTGATGAAACGTCAGTTGTTTGAAGCTCTAGAAAATCCTGTGATTCGTTCCGATAACGGACCACAGTTTATTTCCCATGCCTTTCAACAAGCCTGTACAAGCTTCGGAGTGGAACACGAACGAATTCCACCAAAAACGCCGAATATGAACGCTCACATTGAGTCATTTCATCGACTTCTCCAAGATGAGTGTTTGGCACGGTACGAATTTCAGACGTACGGAGAAGCCTACCAGGCTGTTACTGAGGTACATTCGGTATTACAACGAGCGACGAATTCATTCGAGCATTCTTGA
- a CDS encoding transposase has translation MRRTKYSNEFKVQVVKEALETRNKAAVARRYELASNMLHRWVKEYESGKWGVISVEGISPLETKKLSQENDHLKRLLGEKDLEIAILRDLVKKKNPHLLTKLK, from the coding sequence ATGAGACGAACGAAATATTCCAACGAGTTTAAGGTACAGGTTGTAAAGGAAGCTCTGGAAACCAGAAACAAAGCAGCCGTGGCAAGACGTTACGAGCTTGCCTCCAATATGCTACACCGATGGGTAAAAGAGTATGAGTCAGGAAAATGGGGAGTGATTTCGGTAGAGGGGATTTCCCCTCTGGAAACAAAGAAGTTGTCCCAGGAAAATGACCACTTAAAACGGCTGCTAGGGGAAAAAGATCTTGAGATCGCTATTCTGCGTGACCTGGTAAAAAAGAAAAACCCTCACTTGCTGACAAAGTTGAAGTAG
- a CDS encoding BhlA/UviB family holin-like peptide yields the protein MEEQFFDTALNTGIFGALFIWLLFTTMKKNEVREKEYQKTISENQEVIREQAKSFSLLSSDIAEIKGILKGKPGEGEAQ from the coding sequence ATGGAAGAACAATTTTTTGATACAGCGCTAAATACCGGGATATTTGGTGCGCTGTTTATCTGGCTGCTTTTTACTACAATGAAGAAGAATGAAGTTCGAGAGAAGGAATATCAAAAGACCATTAGCGAGAACCAGGAAGTTATCCGGGAGCAAGCAAAGTCTTTTAGCCTTCTTTCAAGTGATATTGCCGAGATCAAAGGGATTCTAAAAGGAAAACCCGGGGAAGGAGAAGCCCAATGA
- a CDS encoding lytic polysaccharide monooxygenase, whose product MISNLGIKKEKVKIALLLLGAILGFTMVAPEAFAHGYVEAPVKSRARLCYEGKNTGCGATKWNHNGLEAAKGFPHGGPDDGKIASADEAWGPELDEQTETRWYKQDLTGGSHTFTWTLTAPHRTAKWHYYITKKGWNPNEKLKRSDFELIEEFNENGAFPSRTVSHNINIPTDRSGYHIILAVWDIADTGAAFYNVIDVNLKNDTSGPEIPTKPQGLHATKVTSNSVELKWNPSQAQGGVTGYQVFGNGKLIKTVSGTTFTDTELKPNTEYKYSVKAVNSRGVISEESDPVVAKTKEEAQGEAPTQPQGLRSMDITASRIDLMWNPSTSNVGIKLYEIYRNGTKVATINSTKYTDTGLQPNTEYRYTIRAVDMKGNVSDPSNEIKVETKQESSSKYEKWNLSAAYKKGDKVQHKGKIYECVQSYQGKGDPNWIYALSLWTVIE is encoded by the coding sequence ATGATCTCTAATTTGGGTATTAAAAAAGAAAAAGTAAAGATTGCTCTTTTATTGCTAGGTGCTATTTTAGGATTCACCATGGTTGCCCCAGAAGCATTTGCTCACGGATACGTTGAAGCACCTGTAAAAAGTCGTGCGAGATTATGCTATGAAGGGAAAAATACTGGATGCGGAGCAACGAAATGGAATCATAATGGTTTAGAAGCTGCAAAAGGATTTCCACATGGAGGGCCTGACGACGGTAAAATTGCATCTGCAGATGAGGCATGGGGCCCTGAGCTTGATGAACAAACGGAAACCCGTTGGTACAAGCAAGATCTTACCGGGGGCTCACATACATTTACCTGGACGTTAACTGCACCACATCGGACGGCTAAATGGCATTATTATATTACAAAAAAAGGGTGGAACCCTAATGAGAAACTAAAGAGAAGTGATTTTGAGCTAATTGAAGAATTTAATGAGAACGGTGCTTTTCCATCTAGAACAGTATCCCACAATATAAACATCCCTACTGATCGCAGTGGATACCACATCATTTTAGCTGTATGGGATATAGCAGATACCGGGGCCGCTTTTTATAATGTAATTGACGTTAATTTGAAAAATGACACATCCGGTCCAGAGATTCCTACAAAACCTCAAGGTTTACACGCAACTAAAGTTACCTCAAACAGTGTAGAATTAAAATGGAATCCGTCACAGGCTCAGGGCGGAGTGACAGGATATCAAGTATTTGGTAATGGAAAATTAATCAAAACGGTATCAGGAACAACATTTACAGATACCGAATTAAAACCAAATACAGAGTATAAATATTCTGTAAAAGCAGTAAATTCGAGAGGAGTTATTTCTGAAGAAAGCGATCCGGTGGTTGCAAAGACTAAGGAAGAAGCCCAGGGAGAAGCACCCACACAACCTCAAGGGTTGCGAAGTATGGACATTACAGCCTCTCGTATAGATTTGATGTGGAATCCATCTACAAGTAATGTTGGTATAAAGTTGTACGAGATTTACCGTAATGGTACTAAGGTAGCAACGATTAATTCCACTAAATATACAGATACAGGTTTACAACCCAATACCGAATATCGATATACAATCAGAGCGGTTGATATGAAAGGGAATGTTTCGGATCCTAGTAATGAAATCAAGGTAGAAACAAAACAAGAGAGTTCATCTAAGTATGAAAAGTGGAACCTAAGTGCTGCCTATAAAAAAGGAGATAAAGTACAACATAAAGGGAAAATTTATGAATGTGTTCAAAGCTATCAAGGGAAAGGTGACCCTAATTGGATATACGCACTATCTTTATGGACGGTGATTGAATAA
- a CDS encoding IS3 family transposase — MSRGYFKNCEKIFEYITCFYNGKRIHSSIGYLTLNQCEHMICLAA; from the coding sequence TTGTCAAGAGGTTATTTTAAAAACTGTGAGAAAATTTTTGAGTACATTACGTGCTTTTACAATGGAAAAAGAATCCATTCCTCTATCGGGTATCTTACGCTCAATCAATGCGAACATATGATCTGTTTAGCTGCATAA